A DNA window from Acomys russatus chromosome 7, mAcoRus1.1, whole genome shotgun sequence contains the following coding sequences:
- the LOC127191474 gene encoding serum amyloid A-5 protein-like isoform X1 — translation MKLLTGLIFCSLVLGVSSRSWLDFISEAYHGAGDMWRAYTDMREANWKHSDKYFHARGNYDAAQRGPGGVWVAEFLSDARENIQSLIGRGHEDSEADQEANRWGRSGKDPNHFRPKDLPDKY, via the exons ATGAAGCTTCTCACCGGCCTCATTTTCTGCTCCCTGGTCCTGGGAGTCAGCAGTAGAAGTTGGCTTGATTTTATTAGCGAGGCTTACCACG GGGCTGGGGACATGTGGCGAGCCTACACTGACATGAGGGAAGCCAACTGGAAACACTCAGACAAATACTTCCATGCTCGGGGAAACTATGATGCTGCCCAAAGGGGTCCTGGGGGAGTCTGGGTCGCTGAATTCCTCAG TGACGCAAGAGAAAACATTCAGAGTCTCATAGGCCGTGGACACGAGGACTCCGAGGCTGACCAGGAAGCCAACAGATGGGGCCGCAGCGGCAAGGATCCCAATCACTTCAGACCTAAGGACCTGCCTGACAAATACtga